The genomic segment ATGCAGTATTGAAACATACTTACTTATCCACCTTCCCACATATTGATGCAGTGGTGTAAATCCTGAAGATTTATAAAGACAAGCTTTTCATTTTTTACCGTTGCGGGGGCAGCGTTGGATTTGCACCAACTTCCCTAAAGCCTTAAGGCCTTGACTCGTTGCAAATTGTGGCAAGTATAAAGTCTGCTTATGACTTAAACAATCAAGATCAAGAATAATCCGTATGAACTTTACGCAAGATCGATGATTTGCATTACAATGATTCACCCCAATCTCATAGATTACTTGATATCTTGGTAAATCAGAGCCAACACTATATGCGAACCCGTGCCAAAATCTGTGGAATCACCCGAGTTGAAGACGTCCAAGCTGTTGCGAATGCCGGCTGTGATGCCATTGGATTCGTGTTCTATCCACCGAGCCCACGTAGCGTGACTCAGGCACAAGCTGAAGTGCTGGTCAAAGCAGTGCCAGCTTATATTCAAGTGGTTGGCTTATTTGTTAATAGTACGGCAGATGACATCCAGGACATTTTAAAAACTGTTCCGCTAGATATTCTGCAGTTCCATGGTGATGAAAGCCCTGAACAATGTCAGGTTATCGCAAAGCAGGTTGGGCGTCGCTGGTATAAAGCGATTCAGGTCAAACCTGATCTGGACGTAGTCGCTGAGATTCAACGTTATCAGACAGCAGGGGCCAGCGCAGTACTGTTAGACGCATGGCA from the Acinetobacter sp. YWS30-1 genome contains:
- a CDS encoding phosphoribosylanthranilate isomerase, encoding MRTRAKICGITRVEDVQAVANAGCDAIGFVFYPPSPRSVTQAQAEVLVKAVPAYIQVVGLFVNSTADDIQDILKTVPLDILQFHGDESPEQCQVIAKQVGRRWYKAIQVKPDLDVVAEIQRYQTAGASAVLLDAWHPDLKGGTGHSFDWSTFPQLDIPLILAGGLNPDNIEQAIHTTQAYAVDVSGGVESAKGIKDQQLIERFMQGVHRGSAKY